The sequence below is a genomic window from Serratia nevei.
GAGCTCCATCACCAGCTGGAAGTGCGGCAGGTGCGCCAACAGCAGATGATCCAGCACCTCGCGGGTGCCCGAACCGCGCTCGCGCAAGATCCACGGCGCATTGGCCAACGCCTCGAGCGTCGGCGGTTGACGGGTCAGCGGGTTGTCCGGCGCGGCGAACACCACCAGCTCGTCCTCCAGCCACGGCTGCGTCACCAGCTCCGGCATATGGCAAGGCCCTTCGATCAGCCCCAGATCGACGCGGAAATCTGCCACCGCCACGATCACGTCCTGGCTGTTGCCGACGTTCAGCTCCAGCGGCGTGGCCGGAAAGTCCCGGCGGTAACGGGCGATCATCTCCGGCAGCATGTAGTTGCCGATGGTGCTGCTGGCGGCGATGCGCAGCGCCCCGCCGTCATGGCGAAACAGCTGCTCGATTTCCCCCGCCTGCTCCAGCAGCGCCAGCGCCTTGGGATACAGCAACCGGCCGTGCTCGTTGATCACCAGCCGTTTGCCGACGCGATCGAACAGCTGCACGCCCAGTTGCCCCTCCAGATCCGCCAGCGCCGCGCTGACCGCCGACTGCGACAGCGCCAGCACCACCGAGGCCTGAGTGGTCGAACCGCTTTTCAGCACTTCGGTGAAGACTTCCAGTTGACGCAACGTGATATGCATAGCCGTCCCGGTAGTGAAAAAGGGTTCTGCCAGAGAACCACAAAATGATGTCAACATGATGTGGGTAGCCCGGCGAGGCTACCCGGTTTACGGCCAATTCGGCGCGTTACTTGCCCAAGGCGACCAGCTGCGCCGCCGCGGCCAGCACCGCCTCGCGCGGCGTGCCGGCTTCGTCCCGCTGTATTAATTGCAGCATCGCCACCAGGCGATCGCGATCGACCACCTTGTTTTCTTCAATCAACCGCCGCACCGCGCGCCCCACTTCCTGGTCTATCTGCTCTCTGCGTTGATCGTCGGTATCCATCGCCTGCTCCTGTTCAGTTGGAAAGTTGACGGCGGCTCGCCGCTCCTCCTCACCCTAGCCGCAATGCGGCTTTATGCCAATGCCTGACGCCATACCACTTATTCAGATAGGTTATAAATATATAATCAATTTCTCTTTTATTCAGCCCAAACGTACTCTTAGCAGCAAGAAACAGACTGAAGGACTGACTTTTATGGCGACTGATACCACTCACACTTATCCCGAGCGACGCTTTCCGCTGTTCGGCCTGCCGCGCCTGGTGCCGGGGCTGGCGCTCACCGGCGCGCTCACCGCGCTGGCCGTCTGGGCCGGCGACATTCCCTGGGTGGCGGAGCTGGGCCTGGGGGCGCTGACGCTGGCGATCCTGTTCGGCATTCTGGTGGGCAACACGCTGTATCCCCGCTGGCAAACCGTTTGTCACGGCGGCGTACAGCTGGCCAAACAACGCCTGCTGCGTCTGGGCATTATCCTTTACGGCTTCCGCCTGACCTTTCAGCAAATCGCCGACGTGGGCGCCAGCGGCATCATCATCGATGCGCTGACCCTGACCACCACCTTCCTGCTGGCCTGCTGGCTCGGCAAGAAAGTGTTCGGCATCGACAGCCAAACCGCGATGCTGATCGGCGCCGGCAGCAGCATTTGCGGCGCGGCGGCGGTGATGGCCACCGAGCCGGTGCTGAAGGCCGACTCCAGCAAAGTGGCGGTGGCGGTCTCGACCGTGGTGGTGTTCGGCACCCTGGCGATCTTCGCCTACCCATGGCTGTATCAGCTGAATGAACACTTCCAGTGGCTGCCGTTCAGCCAGGAAACCTTCGGCATCTACGCCGGCTCCACCATCCACGAAGTGGCTCAGGTGGTTGCGGCCGGGCACGCCATCGGGCCGGACGCCGAAAATGCGGCGGTGATCGCCAAGATGATCCGCGTGATGATGCTGGCGCCGTTCCTGCTGCTGCTGTCGGGCTACATCAGCCGCGGCAGCGCAGGCAAGGCGGAAAAATCCGCCATCACCATTCCGTGGTTTGCCGTGCTGTTTATCGCCGTCGCCGGGCTGAACTCCTTCAACCTGCTGCCGGCCACGCTGGTGCACCATCTGATCACCGCCGACACTTGGATGCTGGCGATGGCGATGGCGGCGTTGGGGCTGACCACCCACATCAGCGCCGTGCGCCAGGCCGGGATGAAACCGATTCTGTTGGCCACGCTGCTGTTCGTCTGGCTGCTGGTCGGCGGCGGCGCGATAAACCAGCTGGTGCAACACTGGCTCTAATCATCCCCTTCAGCGGCCCGCTTCGGCGGGCCGCCGCTTTTCATCATTCAATCCGCCCGCCATCAATGCCATAATGTCACCGATAACACAGGAGAATGAAGATGAAGTTTGTCGGTGCACATGTCAGCGCGTCAGGCGGCGTGGATCAGGCGGTTATCCGCGCGCACGAATTGGAGGCGACCGCGTTCGCCCTGTTCACCAAAAATCAGCGTCAATGGAAGGCCGCGCCGCTGGCCGCCGACGTGATCGATAAGTTCAAGAGCGCCTGCGCGCAGTACGGCTTCGGGCCGGGGCAAATCCTGCCGCACGACAGCTACCTGATCAACCTGGGCCACCCGGTGGCCGAGGCGTTGGAAAAATCGCGCGAGGCGTTTATCGACGAGTTGCAGCGCTGCGAACAGCTGGGGCTGACGCTGCTGAACTTCCACCCGGGCAGCCACCTGCTGCAAATCGATGAAGACAAGTGCCTGGCGCGCATCGCCGAATCGATCAACATCGCGCTGGACAAAACCGCCGGCGTAACGGCGGTGATCGAAAACACCGCCGGCCAGGGCAGCAACCTGGGCTTCAAATTCGAACATCTGGCGGCGATCATCGACGGCGTGGAAGACAAGAGCCGCGTCGGCGTTTGCATCGACACCTGCCACGCCTTCGCCGCCGGATACGATCTGCGTACCGAAGAAGAGTGCGAGCGCACTTTTAAGCAGCTTGGCGACATCGTCGGTTTCAACTACCTGCGCGGCATGCACCTGAACGATGCCAAGAGCGAGTTCAACAGCCGCGTCGACCGCCACCACAGCCTGGGAGAAGGCAACATCGGCAAAACGGTGTTCAGCTACATCATGCGCGATCCGCGTTTCGACAATATCCCGCTGATTCTGGAAACGGTAAATCCGGATATCTGGGCGGAAGAGATCGCCTGGCTGAAGGCACAGCAGTAACCCACCTCTGGCCGCTCGCCTAGGCGCGAGCGGTTTCCCCCACCTCGTGCTCCGCCGCCAGCATGGCGCTGAACTGGCGCAGCGTCTCTTCATCCAGGCCCGCAGCCCTGAACACGGCGGTGGTAAAGCTGACCGGCGCCGATCCCGGTGCCGTAATGACACCGTCATCCACGACGGCGGCGGCGCTCGCAACGAAATGGCGCTGCCCGGTGTAGCCCTCAGCATGGCGCGTCAAAAACCCGGCATCGTTGGAGGTATGCGCCCTGCCGTTCAACAGGCCGGCCCGCGCCAGCGCCAACGTTCCACCGCAAATGCCCGCCAGGGTTGCGCCGCGTTGAAACTGCTCGTTGAGCAACGCGCTGATGTCCGGTGCCCGTTCGGTTTCCCATAGAGTGCCACCGACCACCACCAGCACCTCGGGGCGCCAATCCGCCAATTCGGCCACGCCTTTTTCAACCTCTACCGTCAGCCCGCCCTGTGAGCGAAACTTTCCGACCTGCGGCGCAAAAAACGCTACCTCCAGCCCATAAAACGGGCCGCCAACGCCGGCAATCAGCGCGTATTCCCAATCGGCGAGACCGGATGCCAGTACGATCGCCACTTTTTTAGCCACGGATGAATCTCCTTGAGTCATTCCTTGTTCGCATGAACAAAGTCGCGCTGTCAGCTTAGAAAGCGTTGTGGCTTTTGGCCAGGGGTAAATCGTGCTAACTGCCTCAACCACAAACAAAAACGCGCAACCCAGGGCTGCGCGTTTTGGCGATACCGACGTCAGTTACGCCGCGGCGGCGACCGACGTTTCAGCACGCTTCAGCAGGGCATAAGCCACGCCCGCCAGCAGGGTACCGGCGGCGATCGCCACCAGATACAGCAGCACCGGCGTGATTGCACCCGGGATCAGCAGCACGAACAGCCCGCCGTGCGGCGCCATCAGTTTGGCACCGAACGCCATCGACAGCGCACCGGTCAGCGCACCGCCGGCGATGCAGCAAGGCAGCACGCGCATCGGATCGCGGGCGGCGAACGGGATCGCCCCTTCAGAGATAAAGCACAGGCCCAGCACCAGTGCCGCTTTGCCGCCTTCCCGTTCGGATTTCTCGAACTTGTGGCGCGCCAGCAGCGTCGCCAGCCCCATCGCCAGCGGAGGCACCATGCCGGCGGCCATGATCGCCGCCATTGGCGCATACACCGAGGAGCTGAGCAGCGCCACGCCAAAGGCGTAGGCCGCTTTGTTCACCGGGCCGCCCATGTCGGTACACATCATCGCGCCGAGAATCGCCCCCAGCAGCACCGCGTTGGCGGTGCCCAGCGACTGCAGCCAATGGGTCAGGCCTTCCATGATTTTCGCGACCGGCGTGCCGACTACGTAAATCATGATAAGACCGGTGATCAGGCTGGCGACCAGCGGAATGATCAGGATTGGCTTCAGCGCTTCCATACTTTGCGGCAGGCGCAGCTTGCTGCTGATCGCCTTGGCGACGTAACCCGCCAGGAAACCGGCGATGATGCCGCCGAGGAACCCGGCGCCGGTGCTCACGGCCAGCATGCCGCCGATCAGGCCCGGCGTCAGGCCCGGGCGATCCGCGATGGAGAAGGCGATGAAACCGGCCAATACCGGCACCATCAGCGCAAAGGCGGAGCCGCCGCCGATCTGCATCAGCGCCGCCGCCAACGTGCCTTTGACTTCAAACGCCTTGATGCCGAACACGAACGACAGCGCGATACACAGACCGCCGGCCACCACCATCGGCAGCATGTAGGACACGCCGGTCAGCAGGTGGCGATACGGGCCGTTGCCCTCTTTCTTTTTACCCGCCGGCGCCGCACTGCCGCGCTGCTGCGGCTGGAACACCTCGGCCTCGGCCAGCGCCTTGTCCAGTTCCTGGGCGGTTTTCTTCAGCGCCAGGCCGGTGGAAGTGCGGTACATCGGCTTGCCGGCAAACTTATCCAGATCCACCTCGATATCCGCCGCGACGATCACCAGATCCGCCGCCGCCACTTCTTCCGGGGTGATGGCGTTGCCGGCGCCGACGGAGCCGCGCGTTTCCACCTTCACCCACCAGCCGCGTTTCTTCGCTTCACTTTCAATGGCCTCGGCCGCCATAAAGGTGTGCGCCACGCCGGTTGGGCAAGCGGTGATCGCCACGATGCGTTTTTGCCCATCGGCTTTCACCGGCGCCGCCGCCTGCGGTGCCTGATAGGTTTCAGCTTCGGCCTTGGCGCGCGCCAGAAAAGCGTCCGGTTCACGCACCGCCTGCTCTACGTCGCCCACATACACCAATTTGCCGTTCAGCCCGGCGTCAGCAGGGGCAGACTGCCCCGCCACCGCCACCAGTTCGGCGTCCTGCAGCGACTCGACCAGCGTCAGGCCGGTTTTGGCCGCGGCAGCCTCCAGCATGCGTTTCGCCAGGTGGCCTCGGGCCTGCCCCAGCGAACTGTCTACCATCAGCAGCGTTTTCATTCTGCCTCCTGCTATTGATTGAAAGGTTTCAGATCGACGCGCGCCATCATCGCGGCCAACTGGGGACGATCGGTCACGCCGACGTTGCTCTGGCTGACCGCCAGCGCCGCTACCGCCGTGGCCAGACGCAGGGTATGTTCACTGGATTCGCGCATCAGCAGGCCGTAAATCAGGCCCCCGACCATCGAATCGCCGGCGCCCACGGTGCTGACCACCTCACAGGACGGCGGTTTGGCGATCCAGGCGCCGGACGCGTTAACCCACAGCGCACCTTCCGCGCCGAGGGAGATCACCACGTGGGCGATGCCCTGTTCGCGCAGCGCATGCGCGGCCTCGACCACGTCCGCCAGCGTCGGCAGCGGGCGGCCGGCCCAGATTTCCAGCTCGCGGCGGTTCGGCTTCACCAGCCACGGCGAGGCCTTCAGCCCGGCGACCAGCGCTTCGCGGCTGCTGTCGAAAATGATGCACGGGCACTTGGCGCGCAGCTGGGTCATCCAGTCGGTAAAGGCATCGGGATCGACGCCGGCCGGCAGGCTGCCGCTCACCGCCACCATGTCGAACTGGCCCAGCCAGCTCAGCGAGTCGCTGACGAAGCGATCCCAATCCTGCGGTGTGACTTCAAAACCGGAGAAGTTGAAGTCGGTCACTTCACCGTCTTTTTCCGTCAGCTTGACGTTGATGCGGGTGCGGCCCGGCACCACCTGGAAGCGGTTGGCGATCCCCAGATCGCTGAACAGCAGCTGGAAACCGTCCTGATTGTCTTTGCCCAGGAAACCGCCGACGGTGACGTCGATGCCCAAATCCTTCAACACTTTGGCGACGTTGATACCCTTACCGGCGGCGTGCAGGCCGGCGGTTTTTACCCGGTTGACTTCCCCGCGCTCGATCTGCGGGCAGAAACCCACCAGATCGTACGCCGGGTTCAAGGTGATCGTTGCTACTCTTCTGCTCATGCTGCGCCCTCGCCCAGTCCTTCATTAATCGCTTCGCCAATCGCCTTCAGCGCGGCTTCAGCATCTTCTCCATTGGCGGTAAAGCGCAGGTGATGCCCTTTCTTCACGCCCAGCGCTACCACCTTCATCAGGCTGCGCCCGTTGGCCGGCTTACCGCTGCCGTCCAGGTTGGTGACGGTGATGTCACTGTTGAAACTTTTGATCACGTTGACCAGCGCCGTGCCCGGCCGTGCGTGCAGGCCGTGCTCGTTGCGGATCACAAACTCGGCGCTCAGCACGCTGCTTTCCTCGGCCACTTCGCTGGTCAGCAGCGCCAGCACCCCGGCGGCATCCGCCTTCAGCAGGCGTTCAGCTTTGTTGGCCAGCAGCAGGTCGCTGAGGTAGTTGAGCACCGCCAGCGGCTGCGCATCGGCGACCGACACCGTCAGCAGCAGCGCCACCGGCTCACCGTCTTCCACGAAAGCCTGCGCCGGACGGCTGACGGTGGCCGCGCTGGCCAGGTTGCCTTCGACGCTGTCGCTCAGCCAGATGCCCTGCCCCAGGTTCAGCGGCTTGCGGGTGATGGCATCGCTGACGAACTGCGCGTTGACCGCGCCGGCCTTTTGCAGCCGGCCGGCGTTCAGCGCCTGCAGCGTCATCAGGCTGTCGGCCGCGACGTCGAGCGCAATCAGCGAAACGTCGAACTGGAATTCGGCGCTCTGCTGTTCGCCCATCAGCAGGCTGCGCAGCTCTTCCGCGGAGGTGGTTTTCGCCAGCCGCTCCGCCACGCTGTCATCACTCAGCACGTGCGTGAGCTGGCGCAGCAGCGCCAAATGCTCGTCGGAACGGGCGGCGATGCCGATCGCCACATAGGCGGTCTGGCCTTCGCCCCAGGCGATGCCCTGCGGGAACTGGAATACCTGCACGCCGGTTTTCAGCACCAGATCGCGGGTATCGGTGGTGCCGTGCGGAATGGCGATGCCGTTGCCCAGATAGGTGGACGTCTGCAGTTCGCGCTGCAGCATGCCGTCCACGTAACCGGCGCTGACGCAGCCCGCTTCGGTCAGGGCGGCGGCCACCTGGCGGATGGCCTCCTGCTTACCGTCGGCAGCGGCGCCCAGATGAATGTCTTGCGGTGACAACTGGAACATGATTCTCCTCTCCTGCTGAATTGAATCGTTTCAGCTTCATTGAGAAAAAGGAGCGTTACCCGCTCGCCACAAGCGGCCGGATAACGCTGAAACGTTTCAAGGAGTGTGTAAGCAGCGCAAGGTGAAAGCAAGCTTTCTCCCTTTCGCCATTGCAGATTTTTGAGCTTACGCACACTTTCGCCGGCGCATTGGTCAGCGCCGGGGCAAAATGACATACTGTGCTGAAACTTTGCTGACGGAGAAAAGCATGAACGTAGTGACGGGCGTCGGGGTGATCATCGTCAACCTGCAGGGCGAGATTTTGTTGGGCAAACGCTGCGGCCCGCACGCGCCCTTTTGGTCGATCCCCGGCGGGCATCTGGAGGCCGGCGAAACCTTCGAGCAGTGCGCCCAGCGCGAAATCGCCGAAGAAACCGGGTTGCTTATCGACCCGCCGCGCTTCGTGGGCGTCAGCAACAATCTGCAAACCTGGCGCGCCGAAGGCAAACACACGGTGTCTGTTTGCCTGCAGGTGGATCATCCCGGTGGCAGCGCCGAGTTGAAAGAACCTGAAAAGTGCGCCGAGTGGCGCTGGTGCGCGCCAGACGCCCTGCCGGAGCCGCATTTCGAAGCCAGCCGCACCGCCATCCGCCTGTGGCTGAGCGGCCAGGCCTATGTGCCCACGGCCTGACCCATCGCGAGCGTATGTTGCGCTCGCTTCCCCTGCCGCACTGCCTCACCGCTATATAAATTAGAATATAACGCTATTTTTTGCGATATATGCCCTTTTTTTGACTACGGATAACCCTATGGGGTTAACCCTCTTCTATTATTACCCCTGCAATCGACGTGGCATTCTGACCTCCGGTCGGCGGCCTTTTGGCAAGATTTTATTTTAAATTCATAATTATAAGCGGGTTTACCATGAGCAAAAAACTGACTGGCTTTGAAAAAAAGCGCCGGTGGGGGTGGCTATGGCTTTTGCTGCTGGGGATTATCCTCGGCGCGGCGCTGTTGGCCGGGACCGCCACCGTCTTCCATAAAACCAGCGATACCGCCTTCTGCGTTTCCTGCCACACCATGCAACAACCGCTGGCCGAATATCAGGGCAGCGTCCACTTCCAAAACACCAAGGGCATCCGCGCCGAGTGCGCCGACTGCCACGTGCCGCACCAGCCGATCGATTACCTGTGGACCAAAATCCGCGCGGTGAAAGACATTTATGGCGAAATGGTCGGCACCATCGATACGCCGGAAAAATACGAAGCGCACAAGCTGGCGATGGCGCAGTCGGTCTGGAAAACGCTGAAAGAGAACGACTCGGCCACCTGCCGCTCCTGCCACAGCTACGACGCCATGGACATCACCGCCCAGCGCCCTGAGGCGCGCCTGCAGCACCCGGTGGCGATCAAACAGGGCGAGACCTGCATCGACTGCCATAAGGGCGTGGCCCACATCCTGCCGGACATGAGCGGCGAAACCCAGGCCGGCGCCGCCGAGCTGGCGAAGGCCGCGGCGCTGACCGCACCGGACGCCACCACCCTTTACACCATCGCCACAGAGCCGTTCTTCCTCGGCGCCAACGACAGCCATAACGCCGGCAACCTGATGCCGTCCACCGAAGTGCAGGTGGTGAAGCAAGAGGGCGACAAGGTGCTGGCCACCGTCAGCGGCTGGCAGCAGGACGGCGTCAGCGAAGTGTTCTACGCCGCGCAGGGCAAACGCATCCTCAGCGTGCTGCTGGGTGAAGACGCGCGCCAACAGCTGAAGACCGCCTCCACCCAGACCGATGCGGAAACCGGCCTGGTCTGGCATCAGGTTTCTCTGCAGGTGTGGCTGCCGCGTAAACAGTTGATCGACGATCAGCAAAAAATCTGGCGCTACGCCGCGGACATGATGTCGGCCAACTGCACCGGTTGCCACGGGCTGACCGCGCTCGATCGCTTCAACGCCAACCAATGGATCGGCGTCATCAAAGGCATGGCGCCGCGCACCTCGCTGACGCAGGAACAGCTGCGCGTGCTGACGCAATACGTACAAAAACACGCCAGCGACATGCCACCTGCCGCACCGGCCAAGCTTTAAGGGAGAAGCGCAATGAGCAACCAACAACCGTTAACAATGAGCCGCCGCCGCTTCCTGACCGGGGCCGCCGCGCTGGCCGCCGCCCCGCTGCTGGCTGGCTTATGGCCCAAAGCGGCGCTGGCGCAGGCCATCAGCGAAGCGCTGCCGCAGTTCATCGTCTTGCGTCAGGCGCAAAAAGGCATTCTGACCGGCGCCCACTGGGGCGCGTTCGAGGCCATCGTGCAGGACGGCAAGATGGTCGGCGTGCAGCCGGTGCAGGACGATCCGTATCCGAATGAGCTGATCACCATGGCGCCTTATCAGGTGCACGCCGAGAACCGCATCAAATACCCGATGGTGCGTAAAAGCTGGCTGGAGGGCGGCCCCGGCAGCCATACCGAGCTGCGCGGCCGCGACGAGTGGGTGCGCGTCAGCTGGGACAAAGCGACCGAGCTGGTGTGCAATGAGATCGTTCGCCTGCAAAAAGATCACGGGCCGCAGTCGATCTACGCCGGTTCCTACGGCTGGAAAAGCGTCGGCATGCTGCACAACAGCCGCACGCTGCTGCAGCGCCTGATGAACCTGACCGGCGGTTTCCTCGGCTACGCCGGCGACTACTCCACCGGCGCGGCGCAGGTGATCATGTCGCACGTGGTCGGTTCGATGGAGGTCTACGAACAGCAGACCGCCTGGCCGAACGTGATCGAGAACAGCGAGCTGGTGATCCTGTGGGGCTGCAACCCGATGGTCACGCTGAAAAACAGCTGGAACGTGCCGGATCACGTCGGCCAGACCGGCTTCGAGGCGCTGAAGAAGAAAGGCACCCGGGTGATCAGCATCGATCCGGTGCACAGCGACAGCGCCAAGTTCGTCAATGCGCAGTGGATCGCCCCGCGTCCTTATACCGACGGCGCCATGCTGATCGGCATCGCCCACACGCTGCTGACCGAGAAGCTGCATAACCCGGACTTCCTGAAAACCTACACCGTCGGCTTCGACAAGTTCCAGGCCTACCTGCTGGGCGAGAGCGACGGCGTGGCGAAAACCGCCGAATGGGCGGCCGACATCAGCGGCGTCGATGCCGACACGCTGCGCGGTCTGGCGCGCGAGATGGCGAAGCATCGCACCATGATCATGGGCGGCTGGGGCATTCAGCGCCAGCACCACGGCGAACAGCAGCACTGGCTGCTGGTGACGGTGGCGGCGATGCTCGGCCAGATCGGCCTGCCGGGCGGCGGCTTCGGCTTCAGCTACCACTATTCCTCCGGC
It includes:
- the nfo gene encoding deoxyribonuclease IV codes for the protein MKFVGAHVSASGGVDQAVIRAHELEATAFALFTKNQRQWKAAPLAADVIDKFKSACAQYGFGPGQILPHDSYLINLGHPVAEALEKSREAFIDELQRCEQLGLTLLNFHPGSHLLQIDEDKCLARIAESINIALDKTAGVTAVIENTAGQGSNLGFKFEHLAAIIDGVEDKSRVGVCIDTCHAFAAGYDLRTEEECERTFKQLGDIVGFNYLRGMHLNDAKSEFNSRVDRHHSLGEGNIGKTVFSYIMRDPRFDNIPLILETVNPDIWAEEIAWLKAQQ
- the yieE gene encoding DNA-binding transcriptional regulator YeiE, translating into MHITLRQLEVFTEVLKSGSTTQASVVLALSQSAVSAALADLEGQLGVQLFDRVGKRLVINEHGRLLYPKALALLEQAGEIEQLFRHDGGALRIAASSTIGNYMLPEMIARYRRDFPATPLELNVGNSQDVIVAVADFRVDLGLIEGPCHMPELVTQPWLEDELVVFAAPDNPLTRQPPTLEALANAPWILRERGSGTREVLDHLLLAHLPHFQLVMELGNSEAIKHAVRHGIGISCLSRRVVAEQLASGALVELPVPLPPLRRTLYLIRHRQKHISNALQRFLSYCAL
- the torA gene encoding trimethylamine-N-oxide reductase TorA, yielding MSNQQPLTMSRRRFLTGAAALAAAPLLAGLWPKAALAQAISEALPQFIVLRQAQKGILTGAHWGAFEAIVQDGKMVGVQPVQDDPYPNELITMAPYQVHAENRIKYPMVRKSWLEGGPGSHTELRGRDEWVRVSWDKATELVCNEIVRLQKDHGPQSIYAGSYGWKSVGMLHNSRTLLQRLMNLTGGFLGYAGDYSTGAAQVIMSHVVGSMEVYEQQTAWPNVIENSELVILWGCNPMVTLKNSWNVPDHVGQTGFEALKKKGTRVISIDPVHSDSAKFVNAQWIAPRPYTDGAMLIGIAHTLLTEKLHNPDFLKTYTVGFDKFQAYLLGESDGVAKTAEWAADISGVDADTLRGLAREMAKHRTMIMGGWGIQRQHHGEQQHWLLVTVAAMLGQIGLPGGGFGFSYHYSSGGSPTAKGGIIAGISAGNAPKNSPAPIPVARIAECLSNPGKTIDFNGAKVTYPEVKMVYVAGGNTFHQHQDTNNLVKAWQRPDTIVVNEPYWTATAKHADIVLPATTSYERNDLEMGGDYSQLYVFPMHQCVPPQHESRSDFDIFSAMAARLGVQEAFTEGKDETQWLKGMYDDMKNQARAARVALPPFDMFWQSNNYVRFPVPEANKQWVRFADYRDNPLLNPLGTPSGKIEIYSDAIAKMHYEDCPGIPTWMPPHEWYRGPEAAKYPLSLNTAHPTNRLHSQLDNTPLREKYAVADREAILIHPQDAQPRGISGGDLVRAFNDRGQILVGAVVSEDVRPGVVRISEGAWFDPADPAQPGSLCKNGNVNCLTFDIGSSSLAQGNCGQMAQLQIEKYRGPVLKNTAHAVPQGA
- the fruK gene encoding 1-phosphofructokinase, with the translated sequence MSRRVATITLNPAYDLVGFCPQIERGEVNRVKTAGLHAAGKGINVAKVLKDLGIDVTVGGFLGKDNQDGFQLLFSDLGIANRFQVVPGRTRINVKLTEKDGEVTDFNFSGFEVTPQDWDRFVSDSLSWLGQFDMVAVSGSLPAGVDPDAFTDWMTQLRAKCPCIIFDSSREALVAGLKASPWLVKPNRRELEIWAGRPLPTLADVVEAAHALREQGIAHVVISLGAEGALWVNASGAWIAKPPSCEVVSTVGAGDSMVGGLIYGLLMRESSEHTLRLATAVAALAVSQSNVGVTDRPQLAAMMARVDLKPFNQ
- the fruA gene encoding PTS fructose transporter subunit IIBC — translated: MKTLLMVDSSLGQARGHLAKRMLEAAAAKTGLTLVESLQDAELVAVAGQSAPADAGLNGKLVYVGDVEQAVREPDAFLARAKAEAETYQAPQAAAPVKADGQKRIVAITACPTGVAHTFMAAEAIESEAKKRGWWVKVETRGSVGAGNAITPEEVAAADLVIVAADIEVDLDKFAGKPMYRTSTGLALKKTAQELDKALAEAEVFQPQQRGSAAPAGKKKEGNGPYRHLLTGVSYMLPMVVAGGLCIALSFVFGIKAFEVKGTLAAALMQIGGGSAFALMVPVLAGFIAFSIADRPGLTPGLIGGMLAVSTGAGFLGGIIAGFLAGYVAKAISSKLRLPQSMEALKPILIIPLVASLITGLIMIYVVGTPVAKIMEGLTHWLQSLGTANAVLLGAILGAMMCTDMGGPVNKAAYAFGVALLSSSVYAPMAAIMAAGMVPPLAMGLATLLARHKFEKSEREGGKAALVLGLCFISEGAIPFAARDPMRVLPCCIAGGALTGALSMAFGAKLMAPHGGLFVLLIPGAITPVLLYLVAIAAGTLLAGVAYALLKRAETSVAAAA
- a CDS encoding DJ-1/PfpI family protein, which gives rise to MAKKVAIVLASGLADWEYALIAGVGGPFYGLEVAFFAPQVGKFRSQGGLTVEVEKGVAELADWRPEVLVVVGGTLWETERAPDISALLNEQFQRGATLAGICGGTLALARAGLLNGRAHTSNDAGFLTRHAEGYTGQRHFVASAAAVVDDGVITAPGSAPVSFTTAVFRAAGLDEETLRQFSAMLAAEHEVGETARA
- the fruB gene encoding fused PTS fructose transporter subunit IIA/HPr protein, which translates into the protein MFQLSPQDIHLGAAADGKQEAIRQVAAALTEAGCVSAGYVDGMLQRELQTSTYLGNGIAIPHGTTDTRDLVLKTGVQVFQFPQGIAWGEGQTAYVAIGIAARSDEHLALLRQLTHVLSDDSVAERLAKTTSAEELRSLLMGEQQSAEFQFDVSLIALDVAADSLMTLQALNAGRLQKAGAVNAQFVSDAITRKPLNLGQGIWLSDSVEGNLASAATVSRPAQAFVEDGEPVALLLTVSVADAQPLAVLNYLSDLLLANKAERLLKADAAGVLALLTSEVAEESSVLSAEFVIRNEHGLHARPGTALVNVIKSFNSDITVTNLDGSGKPANGRSLMKVVALGVKKGHHLRFTANGEDAEAALKAIGEAINEGLGEGAA
- a CDS encoding NapC/NirT family cytochrome c — its product is MSKKLTGFEKKRRWGWLWLLLLGIILGAALLAGTATVFHKTSDTAFCVSCHTMQQPLAEYQGSVHFQNTKGIRAECADCHVPHQPIDYLWTKIRAVKDIYGEMVGTIDTPEKYEAHKLAMAQSVWKTLKENDSATCRSCHSYDAMDITAQRPEARLQHPVAIKQGETCIDCHKGVAHILPDMSGETQAGAAELAKAAALTAPDATTLYTIATEPFFLGANDSHNAGNLMPSTEVQVVKQEGDKVLATVSGWQQDGVSEVFYAAQGKRILSVLLGEDARQQLKTASTQTDAETGLVWHQVSLQVWLPRKQLIDDQQKIWRYAADMMSANCTGCHGLTALDRFNANQWIGVIKGMAPRTSLTQEQLRVLTQYVQKHASDMPPAAPAKL
- a CDS encoding nucleotide triphosphate diphosphatase NUDT15 encodes the protein MNVVTGVGVIIVNLQGEILLGKRCGPHAPFWSIPGGHLEAGETFEQCAQREIAEETGLLIDPPRFVGVSNNLQTWRAEGKHTVSVCLQVDHPGGSAELKEPEKCAEWRWCAPDALPEPHFEASRTAIRLWLSGQAYVPTA
- a CDS encoding YeiH family protein, whose protein sequence is MATDTTHTYPERRFPLFGLPRLVPGLALTGALTALAVWAGDIPWVAELGLGALTLAILFGILVGNTLYPRWQTVCHGGVQLAKQRLLRLGIILYGFRLTFQQIADVGASGIIIDALTLTTTFLLACWLGKKVFGIDSQTAMLIGAGSSICGAAAVMATEPVLKADSSKVAVAVSTVVVFGTLAIFAYPWLYQLNEHFQWLPFSQETFGIYAGSTIHEVAQVVAAGHAIGPDAENAAVIAKMIRVMMLAPFLLLLSGYISRGSAGKAEKSAITIPWFAVLFIAVAGLNSFNLLPATLVHHLITADTWMLAMAMAALGLTTHISAVRQAGMKPILLATLLFVWLLVGGGAINQLVQHWL